In the Ursus arctos isolate Adak ecotype North America unplaced genomic scaffold, UrsArc2.0 scaffold_19, whole genome shotgun sequence genome, one interval contains:
- the FAM98C gene encoding protein FAM98C isoform X3, protein MEGAEAEAREGAAVARDLLALGYEGFSGAPSLGASCPHFRAMCARLVAELATLGALERERGESAEALRAGDGPGEEDEFLRQLAGLLRELHCPDRALCGGDGAAALREPGACLRLLRFLCSELQAARLLRLYPRLDPSPAPPCGEGAEEGAGMVQELVLTLQALGLPRPPPGTAASRLLWQLHDKISELLPSLPPGFLQPLLSFPLDAPRWEALESLCQRLGDQYCCRRCLLLKRLDLTASSFHWSDRAEAQGEAMKAVLIPIREALTPESDVSIAHILAARADLSRLVPATSKAARRGTCCAINKVFLWVPASCDYSTLS, encoded by the exons ATGGAGGGGGCGGAGGCGGAAGCGCGGGAGGGGGCCGCTGTGGCCCGGGACCTGCTGGCCTTGGG GTATGAGGGCTTCTCGGGGGCCCCGTCGCTGGGCGCCTCGTGTCCACACTTCAGGGCAATGTGCGCGCGGCTGGTGGCGGAGCTGGCGACTCTGGGCGCCCTGGAGCGGGAGCGAGGGGAGAGCGCGGAGGCGCTGAGGGCCGGCGACG GCCCCGGCGAGGAGGACGAATTCCTGCGACAGTTGGCCGGCCTGCTGCGGGAGTTGCACTGCCCGGACCGCGCGCTCTGCGGCGGGGATGGCGCGGCGGCGCTGCGGGAACCCGGCGCCTGCCTGCGCCTGCTGC GCTTTCTCTGCTCGGAGCTCCAGGCTGCCCGCCTCCTTCGTCTGTACCCCCGGCTGGATCCCAGCCCCGCACCGCcctgtggggaaggggcagaggagggagctggCATGGTTCAGGAACTGGTCCTTACCCTCCAGGCTCTGGGGCTACCCAGACCGCCGCCTGGGACAGCCGCCAGCCGGCTGCTGTGGCAGTTGCATGACAAG ATCTCTGAGCTgctgccttccctgcccccagggtTCCTGCAGCCCCTTCTCAGCTTCCCGCTGGATGCACCCAGATGG GAGGCATTGGAGTCTCTGTGCCAAAGGCTGGGAGATCAGtactgctgccgccgctgccttCTCCTGAAACGCCTGGACCTCACAGCATCTTCTTTCCACTGGAGTGATCGGGCAGAG gcccaagGAGAAGCCATGAAGGCAGTCCTGATCCCAATTCGAGAAGCTCTGACCCCAGAATCAGATGTCTCCATTGCACACATCCTGGCTGCCCGAGCGGACCTGTCTCGTCTTGTCCCAGCCACCAGCAAGGCTGCCCGCCGAGGGACCTGCTGTGCCATCAACAAG GTATTCCTTTGGGTTCCTGCATCGTGTGACTATTCCACGCTTTCTTGA
- the FAM98C gene encoding protein FAM98C isoform X1: MEGAEAEAREGAAVARDLLALGYEGFSGAPSLGASCPHFRAMCARLVAELATLGALERERGESAEALRAGDGPGEEDEFLRQLAGLLRELHCPDRALCGGDGAAALREPGACLRLLRFLCSELQAARLLRLYPRLDPSPAPPCGEGAEEGAGMVQELVLTLQALGLPRPPPGTAASRLLWQLHDKISELLPSLPPGFLQPLLSFPLDAPRWEALESLCQRLGDQYCCRRCLLLKRLDLTASSFHWSDRAEAQGEAMKAVLIPIREALTPESDVSIAHILAARADLSRLVPATSKAARRGTCCAINKVLMGNVPDRGGRPNELEAPMPSWQSRREDGGGRKAGRQNWGRKKKKK, from the exons ATGGAGGGGGCGGAGGCGGAAGCGCGGGAGGGGGCCGCTGTGGCCCGGGACCTGCTGGCCTTGGG GTATGAGGGCTTCTCGGGGGCCCCGTCGCTGGGCGCCTCGTGTCCACACTTCAGGGCAATGTGCGCGCGGCTGGTGGCGGAGCTGGCGACTCTGGGCGCCCTGGAGCGGGAGCGAGGGGAGAGCGCGGAGGCGCTGAGGGCCGGCGACG GCCCCGGCGAGGAGGACGAATTCCTGCGACAGTTGGCCGGCCTGCTGCGGGAGTTGCACTGCCCGGACCGCGCGCTCTGCGGCGGGGATGGCGCGGCGGCGCTGCGGGAACCCGGCGCCTGCCTGCGCCTGCTGC GCTTTCTCTGCTCGGAGCTCCAGGCTGCCCGCCTCCTTCGTCTGTACCCCCGGCTGGATCCCAGCCCCGCACCGCcctgtggggaaggggcagaggagggagctggCATGGTTCAGGAACTGGTCCTTACCCTCCAGGCTCTGGGGCTACCCAGACCGCCGCCTGGGACAGCCGCCAGCCGGCTGCTGTGGCAGTTGCATGACAAG ATCTCTGAGCTgctgccttccctgcccccagggtTCCTGCAGCCCCTTCTCAGCTTCCCGCTGGATGCACCCAGATGG GAGGCATTGGAGTCTCTGTGCCAAAGGCTGGGAGATCAGtactgctgccgccgctgccttCTCCTGAAACGCCTGGACCTCACAGCATCTTCTTTCCACTGGAGTGATCGGGCAGAG gcccaagGAGAAGCCATGAAGGCAGTCCTGATCCCAATTCGAGAAGCTCTGACCCCAGAATCAGATGTCTCCATTGCACACATCCTGGCTGCCCGAGCGGACCTGTCTCGTCTTGTCCCAGCCACCAGCAAGGCTGCCCGCCGAGGGACCTGCTGTGCCATCAACAAG GTGCTTATGGGCAACGTGCCAGATCGGGGGGGCCGTCCAAATGAGCTGGAGGCTCCCATGCCCAGCTGGCAGAGCAGAAGAGAGGACGGAGGTGGGCGGAAGGCAGGCCGCCAGAACTGGGGTcgcaagaagaagaagaagtaa
- the FAM98C gene encoding protein FAM98C isoform X2, with amino-acid sequence MEGAEAEAREGAAVARDLLALGYEGFSGAPSLGASCPHFRAMCARLVAELATLGALERERGESAEALRAGDGPGEEDEFLRQLAGLLRELHCPDRALCGGDGAAALREPGACLRLLRFLCSELQAARLLRLYPRLDPSPAPPCGEGAEEGAGMVQELVLTLQALGLPRPPPGTAASRLLWQLHDKISELLPSLPPGFLQPLLSFPLDAPRWEALESLCQRLGDQYCCRRCLLLKRLDLTASSFHWSDRAEAQGEAMKAVLIPIREALTPESDVSIAHILAARADLSRLVPATSKAARRGTCCAINKSDQLSGAYGQRARSGGPSK; translated from the exons ATGGAGGGGGCGGAGGCGGAAGCGCGGGAGGGGGCCGCTGTGGCCCGGGACCTGCTGGCCTTGGG GTATGAGGGCTTCTCGGGGGCCCCGTCGCTGGGCGCCTCGTGTCCACACTTCAGGGCAATGTGCGCGCGGCTGGTGGCGGAGCTGGCGACTCTGGGCGCCCTGGAGCGGGAGCGAGGGGAGAGCGCGGAGGCGCTGAGGGCCGGCGACG GCCCCGGCGAGGAGGACGAATTCCTGCGACAGTTGGCCGGCCTGCTGCGGGAGTTGCACTGCCCGGACCGCGCGCTCTGCGGCGGGGATGGCGCGGCGGCGCTGCGGGAACCCGGCGCCTGCCTGCGCCTGCTGC GCTTTCTCTGCTCGGAGCTCCAGGCTGCCCGCCTCCTTCGTCTGTACCCCCGGCTGGATCCCAGCCCCGCACCGCcctgtggggaaggggcagaggagggagctggCATGGTTCAGGAACTGGTCCTTACCCTCCAGGCTCTGGGGCTACCCAGACCGCCGCCTGGGACAGCCGCCAGCCGGCTGCTGTGGCAGTTGCATGACAAG ATCTCTGAGCTgctgccttccctgcccccagggtTCCTGCAGCCCCTTCTCAGCTTCCCGCTGGATGCACCCAGATGG GAGGCATTGGAGTCTCTGTGCCAAAGGCTGGGAGATCAGtactgctgccgccgctgccttCTCCTGAAACGCCTGGACCTCACAGCATCTTCTTTCCACTGGAGTGATCGGGCAGAG gcccaagGAGAAGCCATGAAGGCAGTCCTGATCCCAATTCGAGAAGCTCTGACCCCAGAATCAGATGTCTCCATTGCACACATCCTGGCTGCCCGAGCGGACCTGTCTCGTCTTGTCCCAGCCACCAGCAAGGCTGCCCGCCGAGGGACCTGCTGTGCCATCAACAAG TCTGATCAACTCTCAGGTGCTTATGGGCAACGTGCCAGATCGGGGGGGCCGTCCAAATGA
- the RASGRP4 gene encoding RAS guanyl-releasing protein 4, with product MNRKDSKRKSHQECPGKTGGRGRPRQARRHKTCPSPREISKVMASMALGMLNEGGCSEDELLEKCIQSFDSAGSLRRGDHILNMVLAMHSWVLPSAHLAARLLTLYPPKYQEATGNTQEQRRLQICHLVRYWLTQHPETVHQEPQLEEVIGRFWATVEQEGNSAQRSLGDSSNLLSPGGPGPPPPMSSPGLGKKRKVSLLFDHLETGELAQHLTYLEFRSFQAITPQDLRGYVLQGSVRGCPALEGSVGLSNSVSRWVQVMVLSRPGPAQRAQVLDKFIQVAQRLHQLQNFNTLMAVTGGLCHSAISRLKDSHAHLSPDSTKALLELSELLAAHNNYARYRRTWADCTGFRLPVLGVHLKDLVSLHEAQPDRLPDGRLHLPKLNNLYLRLQELAALQRQHPPCGASEDLLHLLTLSLDLFYTEDEIYELSYAREPRCPKSLPPSPFKAPLVVEWAPGVTPKPDRATLGRHVEQLVESVFKNYDPEGRGTISQEDFERLSGNFPFACHGLHPPPRQGNGSYSREELTGYLLRASAICSKLGLAFLHNFQEVTFRKPTFCDSCSGFLWGVTKQGYRCRDCGLCCHKHCRDRVKVECKKRPGAKGDMSPPGAPVPPTLVPRASCGSEDNLSYTLSLEPETGCHLCHAWTQTEPPHPSWEPETVPLPTTASPPAQSSKLNS from the exons ATGAACAGGAAAGACAGCAAGAG AAAGTCTCACCAGGAATGCCCAGGAAAGACaggggggcggggccggccccGACAGGCCCGGCGCCACAAGACGTGCCCCAGCCCCCGGGAAATCAGCAAGGTCATGGCTTCCATGGCTCTGGGCATGCTGAATGAGGGCGGCTGCAGTGAAGATGAGCTGCTGGAGAAATGCATTCAGTCCTTCG aCTCAGCTGGCAGCCTGCGCCGTGGGGACCACATTCTCAACATGGTACTGGCCATGCACAGCTGGGTGCTGCCTTCTGCCCACCTCGCTGCCCGTCTGCTGACCTTATATCCTCCCAAG TACCAGGAGGCCACAGGGAACACACAGGAGCAGAGGCGGCTGCAGATCTGTCACCTGGTCAG ATACTGGCTGACCCAACACCCTGAGACGGTACACCAAGAGCCTCAGTTAGAAGAGGTTATAGGTCGTTTCTGGGCCACTGTGGAGCAGGAGGGCAACTCGGCCCAGAGGAGCCTGGGAGACTCCTCCAACCT CCTGAGCCCAGGTGGCCctggccccccgccccccatgagCAGCCCAGGCTTAGGCAAAAAGCGCAAAGTGTCCTTGCTTTTCGACCACCTGGAGACGGGGGAGCTGGCTCAGCATCTCACTTATCTGGAGTTCCGGTCCTTCCAGGCGATCACG CCCCAGGACCTGCGGGGCTACGTTTTGCAGGGCTCCGTGCGGGGCTGCCCGGCCCTGGAGGGATCCGTAGGGCTCAGCAACAGCGTGTCCCGCTGGGTGCAGGTCATGGTGCTGAGCCGTCCCGGGCCGGCACAGCGCGCGCAGGTGCTGGACAAGTTCATCCAGGTGGCACAG AGGCTCCACCAGCTACAGAATTTCAACACACTGATGGCCGTCACGGGGGGCCTGTGTCACAGTGCCATCTCCAGACTCAAGGACTCCCATGCCCACCTGAGCCCTGACAGCACCAAG GCCCTTCTAGAGCTGTCGGAGCTGCTTGCTGCGCACAACAACTACGCCCGCTATCGCCGCACCTGGGCTGACTGCACTGGCTTCCGGCTGCCTGTACTGGGCGTGCACCTCAAAGACCTGGTGTCCCTGCATGAGGCTCAGCCCGACCGGTTGCCTGACGGCCGCCTGCACCTACCCAAACTCAACAACCTCTACCTGCGGCTGCAGGAGCTGGCAGCCCTCCAGAGGCAGCACCCCCCGTGCGGCGCCAGCGAGGACCTGCTGCACCTGCTCACG cttTCCCTGGATCTCTTCTACACGGAGGATGAGATCTATGAGCTTTCTTACGCCCGGGAGCCCCGCTGTCCCAAGAGTCTG ccACCCTCCCCCTTCAAAGCGCCCCTGGTGGTGGAGTGGGCCCCTGGTGTGACACCCAAGCCCGACAGGGCCACCCTGGGTCGGCACGTGGAGCAGCTGGTGGAG TCTGTGTTCAAGAATTACGACCCTGAAGGCCGAGGAACCATCTCCCAGGAGGACTTTGAGCGACTCTCAGGCAACTTCCCCTTTGCCTGCCATGGGCTTCACCCACCGCCCCGCCAGGG GAATGGCTCCTACAGCCGAGAAGAGCTGACGGGCTACCTGCTCCGGGCCAGCGCCATCTGCTCCAAGCTGGGCCTGGCCTTCCTGCACAACTTCCAGGAGGTCACTTTCCGCAAGCCCACCTTCTGTGATAGTTGCAGTGGCTTC CTATGGGGTGTCACCAAGCAAGGCTACCGCTGTCGGG ACTGTGGGCTGTGCTGCCACAAACACTGCAGGGACCGGGTAAAGGTGGAGTGTAAGAAGAGGCCAGGGGCCAAGGGTGACATGAGCCCCCCTGGAGCCCCCGTCCCGCCTACACTGGTTCCCCGTGCCAGCTGTG GCTCGGAAGACAATCTCTCCTACACACTATCCCTGGAACCTGAAACAGGGTGCCACCTTTGCCACGCTTGGACCCAGACAGAGCCCCCACACCCTTCCTGGGAGCCAGAGACG gtgcccctcccaacgACCGCCTCGCCGCCCGCTCAGTCCTCCAAGCTGAATTCCTAG